A genomic window from Vanessa atalanta chromosome 7, ilVanAtal1.2, whole genome shotgun sequence includes:
- the LOC125065247 gene encoding tRNA-specific adenosine deaminase 1 isoform X2: MPNICADTIAEKCINLYEKLPKSGKPIENEWTVLSCVVQYDKVSTTYDVVSLGTGSKCIGASKMSPAGNILNDSHAETFARRGFLIYLYENIINTIENKQSIFHKEEEKFRLRENIEFIFYSSQMPCGDASIMTKMGEEDDYGYMIISSKREAQDDNCDIESKRQKLDIHRTGAKCLPNTEQDPKMPGVNYHLLGQVRTKPGRGDRTLSVSCSDKMARWIHVGIQGALLDILLSEPIFIRCSKIFPDIRGEHKMRPAAGSIIWIKTSQNLTEVAVHGQKLGVTKKKANSLSGSLCISKYNIYKKFHEVLLKQKTLCSSVCGEELLCNIEYNNMKRKAIRYKKNWHETRDTFFKIWTSKPDFWNFCLNKTN; this comes from the exons ATGCCTAACATATGTGCCGATACCATTGCCGAAAAATGCATAAACTTGTATGAAAAACTTCCAAAATCAGGTAAACCTATAGAAAATGAATGGACCGTACTATCTTGTGTAGTACAATATGATAAAGTTAGTACTACTTATGACGTTGTTTCATTAGGCACTGGTTCTAAATGCATTGGAGCCTCAAAAATGTCTCCTGcaggtaatattttaaacgactCGCATGCCGAAACATTTGCACGACGCGgctttttgatatatttgtatgaaaatataattaacactaTAGAAAACAAACAATCCATATTCcataaagaagaagaaaaattcAGATTAAGAGAAAatatagagtttattttttattcatcacAGATGCCATGTGGGGATGCATCAATAATGACCAAAATGGGTGAAGAAGACGATTATGGTTATATGATTATATCTAGTAAAAGAGAAGCTCAGGATGACAATTGTGATATTGAAAGTAAAAGACAAAAGCTAGATATTCACAGAACAGGAGCAAAATGTCTACCTAACACAGAACAAGATCCAAAAATGCCAGGAGTAAACTACCATTTACTTGGACAAGTAAGAACAAAACCTGGAAGGGGTGACAGGACTCTATCAGTTTCATGCAGTGATAAAATGGCTCGGTGGATACATGTTGGAATACAAGGAGCTTTACTGGACATTCTCTTATCAGAACCAATCTTTAtaag atgttcaaaaatatttcctgACATCAGAGGCGAACATAAAATGAGGCCAGCTGCTGGAAGTATTATTTGGATTAAAACAAGTCAAAa TTTAACAGAAGTAGCTGTTCACGGTCAAAAACTAGGAGTAACAAAGAAAAAAGCAAATTCTCTTAGTGGTTCTTTATGTATCAGcaaatacaacatttataagaaatttcatGAGgttttacttaaacaaaaaaccTTGTGTAGTAGTGTATGTGGTGAAGAGTTGTTGTGTAACATTGAATATAACAATATGAAAAGAAAAGCtatcagatataaaaaaaattggcatgAAACAAGAGATACTTTCTTCAAAATATGGACATCTAAACCAGATTTTtggaatttttgtttaaataaaacaaattga
- the LOC125065247 gene encoding tRNA-specific adenosine deaminase 1 isoform X3: protein MKNFQNQMPCGDASIMTKMGEEDDYGYMIISSKREAQDDNCDIESKRQKLDIHRTGAKCLPNTEQDPKMPGVNYHLLGQVRTKPGRGDRTLSVSCSDKMARWIHVGIQGALLDILLSEPIFIRYFIFGAGVPYCDISLHRALLKRNCDNAIEKRLPCIPEFYRCSKIFPDIRGEHKMRPAAGSIIWIKTSQNLTEVAVHGQKLGVTKKKANSLSGSLCISKYNIYKKFHEVLLKQKTLCSSVCGEELLCNIEYNNMKRKAIRYKKNWHETRDTFFKIWTSKPDFWNFCLNKTN from the exons ATGAAAAACTTCCAAAATCAG ATGCCATGTGGGGATGCATCAATAATGACCAAAATGGGTGAAGAAGACGATTATGGTTATATGATTATATCTAGTAAAAGAGAAGCTCAGGATGACAATTGTGATATTGAAAGTAAAAGACAAAAGCTAGATATTCACAGAACAGGAGCAAAATGTCTACCTAACACAGAACAAGATCCAAAAATGCCAGGAGTAAACTACCATTTACTTGGACAAGTAAGAACAAAACCTGGAAGGGGTGACAGGACTCTATCAGTTTCATGCAGTGATAAAATGGCTCGGTGGATACATGTTGGAATACAAGGAGCTTTACTGGACATTCTCTTATCAGAACCAATCTTTAtaaggtattttatatttggtgCAGGTGTCCCATACTGTGATATATCATTACATAGAGCTCTTTTAAAGAGAAACTGTGATAATGCTATTGAAAAGAGACTTCCTTGTATTCCTGAATTCTACagatgttcaaaaatatttcctgACATCAGAGGCGAACATAAAATGAGGCCAGCTGCTGGAAGTATTATTTGGATTAAAACAAGTCAAAa TTTAACAGAAGTAGCTGTTCACGGTCAAAAACTAGGAGTAACAAAGAAAAAAGCAAATTCTCTTAGTGGTTCTTTATGTATCAGcaaatacaacatttataagaaatttcatGAGgttttacttaaacaaaaaaccTTGTGTAGTAGTGTATGTGGTGAAGAGTTGTTGTGTAACATTGAATATAACAATATGAAAAGAAAAGCtatcagatataaaaaaaattggcatgAAACAAGAGATACTTTCTTCAAAATATGGACATCTAAACCAGATTTTtggaatttttgtttaaataaaacaaattga
- the LOC125065247 gene encoding tRNA-specific adenosine deaminase 1 isoform X1, which translates to MPNICADTIAEKCINLYEKLPKSGKPIENEWTVLSCVVQYDKVSTTYDVVSLGTGSKCIGASKMSPAGNILNDSHAETFARRGFLIYLYENIINTIENKQSIFHKEEEKFRLRENIEFIFYSSQMPCGDASIMTKMGEEDDYGYMIISSKREAQDDNCDIESKRQKLDIHRTGAKCLPNTEQDPKMPGVNYHLLGQVRTKPGRGDRTLSVSCSDKMARWIHVGIQGALLDILLSEPIFIRYFIFGAGVPYCDISLHRALLKRNCDNAIEKRLPCIPEFYRCSKIFPDIRGEHKMRPAAGSIIWIKTSQNLTEVAVHGQKLGVTKKKANSLSGSLCISKYNIYKKFHEVLLKQKTLCSSVCGEELLCNIEYNNMKRKAIRYKKNWHETRDTFFKIWTSKPDFWNFCLNKTN; encoded by the exons ATGCCTAACATATGTGCCGATACCATTGCCGAAAAATGCATAAACTTGTATGAAAAACTTCCAAAATCAGGTAAACCTATAGAAAATGAATGGACCGTACTATCTTGTGTAGTACAATATGATAAAGTTAGTACTACTTATGACGTTGTTTCATTAGGCACTGGTTCTAAATGCATTGGAGCCTCAAAAATGTCTCCTGcaggtaatattttaaacgactCGCATGCCGAAACATTTGCACGACGCGgctttttgatatatttgtatgaaaatataattaacactaTAGAAAACAAACAATCCATATTCcataaagaagaagaaaaattcAGATTAAGAGAAAatatagagtttattttttattcatcacAGATGCCATGTGGGGATGCATCAATAATGACCAAAATGGGTGAAGAAGACGATTATGGTTATATGATTATATCTAGTAAAAGAGAAGCTCAGGATGACAATTGTGATATTGAAAGTAAAAGACAAAAGCTAGATATTCACAGAACAGGAGCAAAATGTCTACCTAACACAGAACAAGATCCAAAAATGCCAGGAGTAAACTACCATTTACTTGGACAAGTAAGAACAAAACCTGGAAGGGGTGACAGGACTCTATCAGTTTCATGCAGTGATAAAATGGCTCGGTGGATACATGTTGGAATACAAGGAGCTTTACTGGACATTCTCTTATCAGAACCAATCTTTAtaaggtattttatatttggtgCAGGTGTCCCATACTGTGATATATCATTACATAGAGCTCTTTTAAAGAGAAACTGTGATAATGCTATTGAAAAGAGACTTCCTTGTATTCCTGAATTCTACagatgttcaaaaatatttcctgACATCAGAGGCGAACATAAAATGAGGCCAGCTGCTGGAAGTATTATTTGGATTAAAACAAGTCAAAa TTTAACAGAAGTAGCTGTTCACGGTCAAAAACTAGGAGTAACAAAGAAAAAAGCAAATTCTCTTAGTGGTTCTTTATGTATCAGcaaatacaacatttataagaaatttcatGAGgttttacttaaacaaaaaaccTTGTGTAGTAGTGTATGTGGTGAAGAGTTGTTGTGTAACATTGAATATAACAATATGAAAAGAAAAGCtatcagatataaaaaaaattggcatgAAACAAGAGATACTTTCTTCAAAATATGGACATCTAAACCAGATTTTtggaatttttgtttaaataaaacaaattga